The following proteins come from a genomic window of Nostoc sp. TCL26-01:
- a CDS encoding HypC/HybG/HupF family hydrogenase formation chaperone has translation MCLGIPGKITEITDINHKLAIVDVGGVKRQVNIACIVNEQHPPEACIGDWVLVHVGFAMNRINEQQAKETLKLLQELATIQAEISNA, from the coding sequence ATGTGTTTAGGCATCCCCGGAAAAATTACTGAAATCACAGACATTAACCACAAATTAGCCATTGTTGATGTGGGTGGTGTGAAACGTCAAGTGAATATTGCCTGCATTGTCAACGAACAACATCCACCAGAAGCTTGTATTGGAGATTGGGTATTAGTTCATGTCGGTTTCGCCATGAATAGAATCAACGAACAACAAGCAAAAGAAACCTTAAAACTACTACAAGAACTAGCAACCATCCAAGCCGAAATTAGTAATGCGTAA